Below is a genomic region from Halobacterium sp. CBA1132.
GCAGGGCGGTGACGCGTTCGCGCTGGTCTCGCAGGGTGAGACCTTCGAGCACACGTTCGAGACGCCCGGCGAGTACACGTACGTCTGCGTTCCCCACGCGACGTCGAACATGGTCGGCACCGTCGTCGTCGAGTGACTGCCGGGACGGCGTCGCGCGCGGTCGAACTGCGTTCCTTTTTCGCCCGACGGAGGGGGTTCGCGACGACAGTGAGCCGGTGGTCTCTCGACTGTCCCGCTCTCGGGTCGTATCCGCGCCAAACATGTTCGTCCGCGTTCCCGAGTCTCTGTACTCTGCTCGTCGGTTTACGTGGGTGAGTCGCCGACCGTCGACGTGAGGATGACCGACGACACCACCGACACCGACAGGCTCGACCCGGACGACGTGGTCGAGCGCCACGAGAACCAACTCGACGACCTGCTCGCGGAGGTCGACGAACCGACGACCGAAGAGGACTCGACGACACTGGAACTCGCTGGTCTCGAGCTCTCTCGCCGGGACTTCGTGAAGGCGGGCGTCGCGACCGGCGCGATGGCGGGGTTGGCCGGCTGTTCGAGCAGCCTCGGCGGCTCGAACAACACGACGACCGGCTCCGGCGGGTCGGAGACGCCCGACCACAAGGTGGCGCCCGGCGAGCACGACGAGTACTACGGCTTCTGGTCCGGCGGGCAGTCCGGCGAAATCCGCATCGTCGGCATTCCGTCGATGCGCGAACTGATGCGCATCCCCGTGTTCAACACGGAGGCCGGCCGCGGCTACGGCTACGACGACCAGAGCAAGGAGATGCTGGAGGACGCGGGCGACCTCACGTGGGGTGACAACCACCACCCGGTCCTCTCGGAGACGGACGGCGACTACGACGGCGAGTACCTCTGGGTGAACGACAAGGCCAACGGCCGCATCGCCCGCGTGAACCTGAAGTACTTCGAGACGGACGCCATCACGAACGTCCCGAACACGCAGGCCATCCACGGCTGTTCGGTCCAGAGCCCGGACACGGGCTACATCTTCGGGAACGGCGAGTTCCGCACGCCGCTGCCCAACGACGGTCGCGACGTGCACGACCCCGACAGCTACGTGTCGCTGTTCTCCGCGGTCGACCCCGAGTCGATGGAGACTCAGTGGCAGGTGAAAGTCGACGGTAACCTCGACATCGTCGACACTGACAAGGACGGCCGCTGGGCCATCTCGTCGGCGTACAACGACGAGGGCGGCGTCACCGTCTCGGAGATGACTCGTGACGACCGCGACTACGTGAAGGCGTTCGACGTGCCCGCGATCGAGGCGGCCGTCGAGGCCGGCAACTACGAGGAGGTCAACGGCGTGCCCGTCGTCGACGGCACGCAGGACAGCGACCTGAATCGGGGCGACAACCCCATCGTGCGGTACATTCCGACGCCGAAGAGCCCCCACTGCGTTGAGGTCGGCCCGAACGGCGACTACGCGTTCGTCGCCGGGAAGCTCTCCCCGACGGTCACCATCATCGACATCGACGCTCTCGACTCCTCCAGCGACCCCGAGGACGTCGTCGCCGGCCGGCCGAACGTCGGCCTCGGTCCGCTGCACACGACCTTCGACGGGAACGGCCACGCGTACACGTCGCTGTTCATCGACTCCCAAGCCGTCAAGTGGGACATCGAGGCGGCCGTCGAGGCAGAGGAGGGCTCCTCGGACCCCGTCATCGGGAAGCAGGACGTCCACTACAACCCCGGCCACATTCAGGCCGTCGAGGCGATGACCACCGACCCCGACGGCGAGTGGCTGGTGAGTCTGAACAAACTCTCGAAGGACCGCTTCCTGCCGGTCGGCCCCATCCACCCGGACAACGACCAACTCATCCACATCGGACAGGGCAACAAGGAGATGGAACTAGTCGCCGACCACCCCGCCTACCCCGAGCCCCACGACTGCGTGTTCGCGCACCGTGACAAACTCGACCCCGCGACGACGTGGGACAAGGCCGACTACGAGGGCGAGAAGGAGTTCGTCACCCAGGAGAACTCCCGCGTCGAGCGCACGGGCGAGCGCTCCGTCGACGTCAAGACGTCCTCGATGCGCTCGGAGTACGGCCTCTCGGACTTCACCGTCAAGGAGGGCGACGAGGTGACGCTCACGGTGACGAACATCGAGGGCGTCCGCGACGTCATCCACGGCGTCGCCGTCCCCGACCACGA
It encodes:
- the nosZ gene encoding TAT-dependent nitrous-oxide reductase, coding for MTDDTTDTDRLDPDDVVERHENQLDDLLAEVDEPTTEEDSTTLELAGLELSRRDFVKAGVATGAMAGLAGCSSSLGGSNNTTTGSGGSETPDHKVAPGEHDEYYGFWSGGQSGEIRIVGIPSMRELMRIPVFNTEAGRGYGYDDQSKEMLEDAGDLTWGDNHHPVLSETDGDYDGEYLWVNDKANGRIARVNLKYFETDAITNVPNTQAIHGCSVQSPDTGYIFGNGEFRTPLPNDGRDVHDPDSYVSLFSAVDPESMETQWQVKVDGNLDIVDTDKDGRWAISSAYNDEGGVTVSEMTRDDRDYVKAFDVPAIEAAVEAGNYEEVNGVPVVDGTQDSDLNRGDNPIVRYIPTPKSPHCVEVGPNGDYAFVAGKLSPTVTIIDIDALDSSSDPEDVVAGRPNVGLGPLHTTFDGNGHAYTSLFIDSQAVKWDIEAAVEAEEGSSDPVIGKQDVHYNPGHIQAVEAMTTDPDGEWLVSLNKLSKDRFLPVGPIHPDNDQLIHIGQGNKEMELVADHPAYPEPHDCVFAHRDKLDPATTWDKADYEGEKEFVTQENSRVERTGERSVDVKTSSMRSEYGLSDFTVKEGDEVTLTVTNIEGVRDVIHGVAVPDHDVHLAIAPQDTREATFTADEPGVYWIYCTYFCSALHLEMRSRMIVEPREN